The proteins below come from a single Magallana gigas chromosome 10, xbMagGiga1.1, whole genome shotgun sequence genomic window:
- the LOC105328967 gene encoding partitioning defective 3 homolog isoform X9, whose translation MSVFIVMATKSNDHWVSVHNLRTINDGGILDPDDQLNDVVDDREQLIADYEEQGGQTYQPHNGDGASQSSAGTASPDIFQGSGESSSPFPSTKTISVYQPSNEHDVVVTSKDIETHGSLLTVRHGSEPALNILDGDKPYKKDIKALSTLTLISVVEEPSDSEDLEVEKEMAPSGDKGKAPISRFSRDTWRQSLGNRPDMYKWLEAQERQQERMEGPIHPMERREPVGGVSTEPGTDSRVDHHTHSGILIHLPNDGGPLGIHVVPDYDDSGKELGLLVQGVEEGGRVFKDGRLRENDRIIDINGQTLMGVTFSKAQDIFRSAMKDNNIRLRIIKKQAPPPLPKQPPPPIMPKPKNHTPAKPSPLTLPPPRLNESDLSSPTGPEQTSTPIVSVQNSSSSSIEGLIPSPIKPVIPAKPTSPTKKVPPAIPTRNPDTTLSTGNATKERNKLVAPTNTKKIGKKMEITLVKGPVSLGFSVTTRDNPAGGDSPIYIKNILPRGAAITDGRLKAGDRLLEVNGEDLTGKTQADVVSLLRNAPMGSSVRLVISRQEVIDEKFQVPRELRDDSVSETRPVLQPPEKTGDTDGLLTANRNKEILRLDIPLSESGSAGLGVSVKGKTMTTDRGTRDLGIFVKSVIHGGAASKDGRLAVNDQLIEVNSEKLMGLSNTDAMEMLRRAMQLDGPIPGHIHLVVARKIGAPSPSPFTQEASPDAFVFGANNRMVRETDHAKHSLMKDADMVESPRLDYMDGGSGKARNFLIDRLTNGGLRNESYTKATRDELDDSAMSHDQDDGFRNQSYNLALRGSGNILSPGTSPFKPMQKSTPFVDPNVMIENDDEEMESRQRMRPHSTIGFLHHNHSNSSSSEDLNQQPVWLQGGDWGPPGSPGGEELSPTSPLGEFKREGFGRQSMSEKRKGHIDPSRSEVYQRVKSSRQRGFGEGRRAASFHVTGGAMGSLKRVGSAESLLSRNSRNRPRTSRLPPLPVHGQRITDRRAVEPPQSNLKRFSSLENLAQMTPGDTDESRESLNASQESHDDSQRGGVKLGRGRGCNLSFRAAVDRSYDPVPQELSTMDPQVQNENQEGILESSGGFTVGEHVEEESSEGGSVTQAAINNSGHSSMSSEAEEAKKSKKKQTKEKKGPGGIFKGLLRRSNKNKRDETKAAEETDRQAEPVEKGHDSFKNLFEETEFERIHEQVRQLQDQKSNAEFMKLEQKYSDGAPQFSLHSPQIQGSSIIMEDHSQTSNNSSSRFTDHSSHYTESSSRLTDKNPSSYNDYQSQFAGHPQPSRSIVDSESMSRAEWIQHLRREHQRRHQEREGHYPLDDREERYEKEIQADETRVGTPWQDARDLAWQNARHSANERYGKSAIPENILYPHHPPSSVVPDSSYHGYQGNRTQSTGHSYPERPHSRPAYQEPSSYHHNYHYHDNIIHQRQRSNEYIPPRQQAIEHFQHHRQNSDLSEQHTQEFYSRRPPLQPRPYTPKEHWQNTESAPAMMKHYPHPQAPPGPGPQYGDPIFAYRDPIYPSMAGKRSVQSLSSQPGSAKV comes from the exons ATGTCTGTATTCATTGTCATGGCAACCAAG TCCAACGATCACTGGGTGTCTGTTCACAATCTACGTACCATCAACGATGGTGGAATCTTAGACCCAGACGATCAACTCAACGATGTCGTAGACGATCGAGAACAG CTGATAGCAGATTACGAGGAACAGGGGGGTCAAACGTATCAGCCCCACAATGGTGATGGGGCGAGCCAGAGCTCTGCAGGAACAGCCAGTCCGGACATCTTCCAGGGGAGCGGAGAGAGCAGCAGTCCATTCCCGTCCACCAAAACCATCTCTGTGTACCAGCCCAGCAATGAACACGATGTGGTGGTCACCTCTAAAGACATCGAAACACATG GGTCCCTTTTGACAGTCAGACATGGAAGTGAACCAGCACTCAACATCCTGGATGGGGATAAACCATATAAAAAAGACATCAAAGCA CTGTCCACTCTCACTTTGATTTCAGTG GTGGAAGAGCCATCAGATTCGGAGGACTTGGAAGTGGAGAAAGAGATGGCGCCATCTGGTGACAAGGGGAAGGCTCCGATCAGCCGATTTTCTCGGGACACATGGCGACAGTCCCTGGGCAACCGTCCTGACATGTACAAATGGCTGGAGGCTCAGGAGAGGCAGCAGGAGCGGATGGAAGGACCCATACATCCG ATGGAAAGACGTGAACCAGTAGGTGGAGTCAGTACAGAACCAGGGACCGACTCAAGAGTGGACCACCACACACACAG TGGCATTTTGATTCATCTGCCTAATGACGGTGGTCCCCTTGGGATTCATGTGGTGCCAGACTATGATGACTCGGGAAA AGAACTTGGGCTGCTGGTGCAAGGTGTAGAGGAAGGAGGGAGGGTGTTTAAAGATGGCAGACTACGAGAAAATGACCGCATCATTGATATCAACGGACAGACACTCATGGGAGTCACCTTCTCCAA AGCTCAAGACATTTTCCGCTCAGCCATGAAAGACAACAACATACGACTGAGAATCATCAAAAAACAAGCCCCTCCCCCTCTTCCCAAACAGCCCCCACCCCCCATAATGCCAAAACCCAAGAACCACACCCCAGCTAAACCCTCTCCCCTTACCCTGCCCCCGCCACGGTTGAATGAATCAGACCTGTCCAGTCCGACCGGTCCAGAACAGACCAGTACCCCCATAGTGTCTGTACAGAACAGTAG CAGTAGCAGTATAGAAGGACTTATCCCGTCCCCCATTAAGCCAGTCATACCCGCCAAACCAACCTCACCCACAAAGAAGGTCCCCCCTGCCATCCCGACCCGGAATCCGGACACGACTCTATCAACGGGCAATGCGACCAAGGAACGCAATAAACTGGTGGCCCCCACCAACACCAAGAAAATTGGCAAGAAGATGGAGATCACATTAGTCAAAG GTCCAGTTAGCCTCGGTTTTAGTGTGACCACCAGGGATAACCCGGCAGGAGGGGATTCCCCGATCTATATTAAGAACATCTTGCCCAGAGGTGCAGCCATCACAGACGGCAGGTTGAAGGCAGGAGACCGACTGCTGGAG GTTAACGGAGAGGACCTGACCGGTAAGACCCAGGCTGACGTGGTATCCCTTCTCCGGAACGCTCCAATGGGAAGCTCCGTTCGACTGGTCATCTCCAGGCAGGAAGTGATTGACGAGAAGTTCCAGGTGCCAAGAGAGCTG CGAGACGATTCCGTCTCAGAAACCCGTCCTGTCTTACAGCCGCCAGAAAAAACTGGGGACACCGACGGACTGCTGACGGCCAATCGGAACAAGGAGATCCTTCGCCTGGACATTCCCCTGTCCGAGTCAGGCTCAGCTGGCCTGGGGGTCAGTGTCAAGGGCAAAACTATGACAACTGACAGAGGCACGCGGGACCTGGGAATTTTTGTCAAATCTGTGATTCATGGAGGGGCAGCTAGCAAG GACGGACGTCTGGCGGTCAATGACCAGCTGATTGAGGTCAACAGTGAGAAGCTGATGGGGCTGTCCAACACAGACGCCATGGAGATGTTACGCCGCGCGATGCAGCTGGACGGTCCCATTCCAGGACACATCCACCTGGTGGTCGCCCGTAAAATTGGGGcaccctccccctcccccttcaCTCAGGAAGCCTCCCCCGATGCTTTTGTGTTTGGTGCTAATAATAGAATGGTTCGCGAGACCGACCATGCAAAACATTCTCTTATGAAGGATGCTGATATGGTTGAATCACCCCGACTGGACTACATGGACGGGGGTTCCGGGAAGGCGAGGAATTTCTTGATAGATCGCCTGACTAACGGGGGACTACGGAACGAATCCTACACCAAGGCGACTCGAGACGAGTTGGATGATAGTGCTATGTCACATGACCAGGACGATGGATTCCGTAATCAGTCCTACAATCTAGCCCTGCGGGGCAGTGGCAATATCTTGTCTCCGGGGACTTCGCCATTTAAACCCATGCAGAAAAGTACCCCCTTTGTGGACCCCAATGTCATGATTGAGAATGATGACGAGGAGATG GAGAGCCGCCAGAGGATGCGGCCCCACTCCACCATCGGCTTTCTCCATCACAACCACTCTAACAGCTCAAGCTCCGAGGACCTAAACCAGCAGCCTGTGTGGCTCCAGGGTGGAGACTGGGGACCCCCGGGGAGTCCAGGGGGAGAGGAGCT GTCCCCAACCAGTCCTCTAGGAGAGTTCAAGCGCGAAGGCTTTGGTCGACAGAGCATGTCCGAAAAACGAAAAGGTCATATTGATCCAAGTCGCAGTGAGGTTTATCAACGTGTCAAATCAAGTCGGCAACGAG GATTTGGAGAGGGTCGAAGAGCGGCATCTTTTCATGTCacgg GTGGCGCCATGGGAAGTCTGAAGCGGGTCGGATCAGCGGAATCTCTCCTGAGTCGGAACTCTAGGAATCGCCCCCGAACTTCTCGGTTACCCCCCTTACCCGTGCATGGCCAGCGCATTA CTGACCGGCGGGCAGTAGAGCCTCCACAGTCCAACCTCAAGCGATTCAGCTCCCTGGAGAATCTGGCCCAGATGACCCCTGGGGACACAGACGAGAGTAGGGAAAGCTTGAACGCATCTCAGGAGAGCCATGATGACTCACAGAGGGGCGGAGTCAAGCTGGGACGGGGGCGGGGCTGTAATCTTAGTTTCCGGGCCGCCGTGGACCGATCGTACGACCCAGTGCCTCAGGAACTCAGTACTATGGATCCCC AAGTCCAAAATGAGAATCAGGAAGGAATTCTGGAATCCAGTGGTGGCTTCACTGTAGGAGAACATG TGGAGGAGGAGAGCAGTGAGGGAGGGTCCGTAACACAGGCGGCCATCAATAACTCCGGACATTCCTCCATGAGCAGCGAGGCAGAGGAGGCCAAAAAATCCAAGAAGAAACAGACCAAGGAGAAAAAAGGCCCGGGCGGCATATTTAAAGGCTTGCTGAG GAGAAGTAACAAGAACAAACGAGACGAGACAAAAGCAGCTGaggagacagacagacaggcagaGCCTGTAGAGAAAGGTCATGACAG TTTTAAGAATTTATTTGAAGAAACTGAGTTTGAGAG AATTCATGAGCAAGTCCGACAGTTACAGGATCAAAAATCCAACGCAGAGTTCATGAAACTTGAGCAGAAATACTCTGATGGTGCTCCTCAATTCTCTCTCCACTCGCCTCAAATCCAGGGCAGTTCCATAATCATGGAGGATCACTCCCAAACCTCAAATAATTCATCCTCACGCTTCACTGATCACTCCTCACACTACACAGAAAGCTCATCAAGGTTGACGGATAAAAATCCTTCATCTTACAACGATTACCAGTCACAGTTTGCCGGCCACCCCCAACCCTCTAGATCCATCGTGGATTCGGAATCCATGTCTCGTGCAGAGTGGATCCAGCATCTGAGGCGTGAACACCAGCGTCGGCATCAGGAGAGGGAGGGGCATTATCCTCTCGATGACAGGGAGGAGAGATACGAGAAGGAGATCCAGGCAGACGAGACCAGGGTAGGGACTCCTTGGCAAGATGCCAGGGACTTGGCCTGGCAGAATGCCAGGCACAGCGCTAACGAG CGGTATGGGAAAAGTGCAATACCAGAAAACATCCTGTATCCACATCATCCACCCAGCTCTGTTGTCCCCGACAGCAGTTACCATGGATACCAGGGAAACAGGACACAAAGCACGGGACATTCCTATCCTGAGAg ACCACACAGCAGACCAGCCTATCAGGAGCCATCATCCTATCACCATAACTACCATTACCATGACAACATCATTCATCAACGTCAGCGTAGTAATGAGTACATTCCTCCGCGCCAGCAGGCCATCGAACACTTCCAGCACCACAGACAGAACAGTGATCTATCGGAGCAGCACACCCAGGAATTCTACTCCCGACGCCCCCCTCTACAGCCCCGCCCCTACACCCCCAAGGAACACTGGCAGAACACAGAGAGTGCCCCAGCAATGATGAAACATTACCCCCATCCCCAGGCTCCTCCTGGCCCGGGACCCCAGTATGGGGACCCCATCTTTGCTTACAGGGACCCCATCTATCCTTCCATGGCGGGTAAACGTTCTGTACAGTCTCTGTCCTCACAGCCTGGTTCAGCCAAAGTCTGA
- the LOC105328967 gene encoding partitioning defective 3 homolog isoform X3, with amino-acid sequence MPMKVTVCFDRVRVIVPCGDGDLLVKELTEKAILRYKKATGKSNDHWVSVHNLRTINDGGILDPDDQLNDVVDDREQLIADYEEQGGQTYQPHNGDGASQSSAGTASPDIFQGSGESSSPFPSTKTISVYQPSNEHDVVVTSKDIETHGSLLTVRHGSEPALNILDGDKPYKKDIKAVEEPSDSEDLEVEKEMAPSGDKGKAPISRFSRDTWRQSLGNRPDMYKWLEAQERQQERMEGPIHPMERREPVGGVSTEPGTDSRVDHHTHSGILIHLPNDGGPLGIHVVPDYDDSGKELGLLVQGVEEGGRVFKDGRLRENDRIIDINGQTLMGVTFSKAQDIFRSAMKDNNIRLRIIKKQAPPPLPKQPPPPIMPKPKNHTPAKPSPLTLPPPRLNESDLSSPTGPEQTSTPIVSVQNSSSSSIEGLIPSPIKPVIPAKPTSPTKKVPPAIPTRNPDTTLSTGNATKERNKLVAPTNTKKIGKKMEITLVKGPVSLGFSVTTRDNPAGGDSPIYIKNILPRGAAITDGRLKAGDRLLEVNGEDLTGKTQADVVSLLRNAPMGSSVRLVISRQEVIDEKFQVPRELRDDSVSETRPVLQPPEKTGDTDGLLTANRNKEILRLDIPLSESGSAGLGVSVKGKTMTTDRGTRDLGIFVKSVIHGGAASKDGRLAVNDQLIEVNSEKLMGLSNTDAMEMLRRAMQLDGPIPGHIHLVVARKIGAPSPSPFTQEASPDAFVFGANNRMVRETDHAKHSLMKDADMVESPRLDYMDGGSGKARNFLIDRLTNGGLRNESYTKATRDELDDSAMSHDQDDGFRNQSYNLALRGSGNILSPGTSPFKPMQKSTPFVDPNVMIENDDEEMESRQRMRPHSTIGFLHHNHSNSSSSEDLNQQPVWLQGGDWGPPGSPGGEELSPTSPLGEFKREGFGRQSMSEKRKGHIDPSRSEVYQRVKSSRQRGFGEGRRAASFHVTGGAMGSLKRVGSAESLLSRNSRNRPRTSRLPPLPVHGQRITDRRAVEPPQSNLKRFSSLENLAQMTPGDTDESRESLNASQESHDDSQRGGVKLGRGRGCNLSFRAAVDRSYDPVPQELSTMDPQVQNENQEGILESSGGFTVGEHVEEESSEGGSVTQAAINNSGHSSMSSEAEEAKKSKKKQTKEKKGPGGIFKGLLRRSNKNKRDETKAAEETDRQAEPVEKGHDSFKNLFEETEFERIHEQVRQLQDQKSNAEFMKLEQKYSDGAPQFSLHSPQIQGSSIIMEDHSQTSNNSSSRFTDHSSHYTESSSRLTDKNPSSYNDYQSQFAGHPQPSRSIVDSESMSRAEWIQHLRREHQRRHQEREGHYPLDDREERYEKEIQADETRVGTPWQDARDLAWQNARHSANERYGKSAIPENILYPHHPPSSVVPDSSYHGYQGNRTQSTGHSYPERPHSRPAYQEPSSYHHNYHYHDNIIHQRQRSNEYIPPRQQAIEHFQHHRQNSDLSEQHTQEFYSRRPPLQPRPYTPKEHWQNTESAPAMMKHYPHPQAPPGPGPQYGDPIFAYRDPIYPSMAGKRSVQSLSSQPGSAKV; translated from the exons TCCAACGATCACTGGGTGTCTGTTCACAATCTACGTACCATCAACGATGGTGGAATCTTAGACCCAGACGATCAACTCAACGATGTCGTAGACGATCGAGAACAG CTGATAGCAGATTACGAGGAACAGGGGGGTCAAACGTATCAGCCCCACAATGGTGATGGGGCGAGCCAGAGCTCTGCAGGAACAGCCAGTCCGGACATCTTCCAGGGGAGCGGAGAGAGCAGCAGTCCATTCCCGTCCACCAAAACCATCTCTGTGTACCAGCCCAGCAATGAACACGATGTGGTGGTCACCTCTAAAGACATCGAAACACATG GGTCCCTTTTGACAGTCAGACATGGAAGTGAACCAGCACTCAACATCCTGGATGGGGATAAACCATATAAAAAAGACATCAAAGCA GTGGAAGAGCCATCAGATTCGGAGGACTTGGAAGTGGAGAAAGAGATGGCGCCATCTGGTGACAAGGGGAAGGCTCCGATCAGCCGATTTTCTCGGGACACATGGCGACAGTCCCTGGGCAACCGTCCTGACATGTACAAATGGCTGGAGGCTCAGGAGAGGCAGCAGGAGCGGATGGAAGGACCCATACATCCG ATGGAAAGACGTGAACCAGTAGGTGGAGTCAGTACAGAACCAGGGACCGACTCAAGAGTGGACCACCACACACACAG TGGCATTTTGATTCATCTGCCTAATGACGGTGGTCCCCTTGGGATTCATGTGGTGCCAGACTATGATGACTCGGGAAA AGAACTTGGGCTGCTGGTGCAAGGTGTAGAGGAAGGAGGGAGGGTGTTTAAAGATGGCAGACTACGAGAAAATGACCGCATCATTGATATCAACGGACAGACACTCATGGGAGTCACCTTCTCCAA AGCTCAAGACATTTTCCGCTCAGCCATGAAAGACAACAACATACGACTGAGAATCATCAAAAAACAAGCCCCTCCCCCTCTTCCCAAACAGCCCCCACCCCCCATAATGCCAAAACCCAAGAACCACACCCCAGCTAAACCCTCTCCCCTTACCCTGCCCCCGCCACGGTTGAATGAATCAGACCTGTCCAGTCCGACCGGTCCAGAACAGACCAGTACCCCCATAGTGTCTGTACAGAACAGTAG CAGTAGCAGTATAGAAGGACTTATCCCGTCCCCCATTAAGCCAGTCATACCCGCCAAACCAACCTCACCCACAAAGAAGGTCCCCCCTGCCATCCCGACCCGGAATCCGGACACGACTCTATCAACGGGCAATGCGACCAAGGAACGCAATAAACTGGTGGCCCCCACCAACACCAAGAAAATTGGCAAGAAGATGGAGATCACATTAGTCAAAG GTCCAGTTAGCCTCGGTTTTAGTGTGACCACCAGGGATAACCCGGCAGGAGGGGATTCCCCGATCTATATTAAGAACATCTTGCCCAGAGGTGCAGCCATCACAGACGGCAGGTTGAAGGCAGGAGACCGACTGCTGGAG GTTAACGGAGAGGACCTGACCGGTAAGACCCAGGCTGACGTGGTATCCCTTCTCCGGAACGCTCCAATGGGAAGCTCCGTTCGACTGGTCATCTCCAGGCAGGAAGTGATTGACGAGAAGTTCCAGGTGCCAAGAGAGCTG CGAGACGATTCCGTCTCAGAAACCCGTCCTGTCTTACAGCCGCCAGAAAAAACTGGGGACACCGACGGACTGCTGACGGCCAATCGGAACAAGGAGATCCTTCGCCTGGACATTCCCCTGTCCGAGTCAGGCTCAGCTGGCCTGGGGGTCAGTGTCAAGGGCAAAACTATGACAACTGACAGAGGCACGCGGGACCTGGGAATTTTTGTCAAATCTGTGATTCATGGAGGGGCAGCTAGCAAG GACGGACGTCTGGCGGTCAATGACCAGCTGATTGAGGTCAACAGTGAGAAGCTGATGGGGCTGTCCAACACAGACGCCATGGAGATGTTACGCCGCGCGATGCAGCTGGACGGTCCCATTCCAGGACACATCCACCTGGTGGTCGCCCGTAAAATTGGGGcaccctccccctcccccttcaCTCAGGAAGCCTCCCCCGATGCTTTTGTGTTTGGTGCTAATAATAGAATGGTTCGCGAGACCGACCATGCAAAACATTCTCTTATGAAGGATGCTGATATGGTTGAATCACCCCGACTGGACTACATGGACGGGGGTTCCGGGAAGGCGAGGAATTTCTTGATAGATCGCCTGACTAACGGGGGACTACGGAACGAATCCTACACCAAGGCGACTCGAGACGAGTTGGATGATAGTGCTATGTCACATGACCAGGACGATGGATTCCGTAATCAGTCCTACAATCTAGCCCTGCGGGGCAGTGGCAATATCTTGTCTCCGGGGACTTCGCCATTTAAACCCATGCAGAAAAGTACCCCCTTTGTGGACCCCAATGTCATGATTGAGAATGATGACGAGGAGATG GAGAGCCGCCAGAGGATGCGGCCCCACTCCACCATCGGCTTTCTCCATCACAACCACTCTAACAGCTCAAGCTCCGAGGACCTAAACCAGCAGCCTGTGTGGCTCCAGGGTGGAGACTGGGGACCCCCGGGGAGTCCAGGGGGAGAGGAGCT GTCCCCAACCAGTCCTCTAGGAGAGTTCAAGCGCGAAGGCTTTGGTCGACAGAGCATGTCCGAAAAACGAAAAGGTCATATTGATCCAAGTCGCAGTGAGGTTTATCAACGTGTCAAATCAAGTCGGCAACGAG GATTTGGAGAGGGTCGAAGAGCGGCATCTTTTCATGTCacgg GTGGCGCCATGGGAAGTCTGAAGCGGGTCGGATCAGCGGAATCTCTCCTGAGTCGGAACTCTAGGAATCGCCCCCGAACTTCTCGGTTACCCCCCTTACCCGTGCATGGCCAGCGCATTA CTGACCGGCGGGCAGTAGAGCCTCCACAGTCCAACCTCAAGCGATTCAGCTCCCTGGAGAATCTGGCCCAGATGACCCCTGGGGACACAGACGAGAGTAGGGAAAGCTTGAACGCATCTCAGGAGAGCCATGATGACTCACAGAGGGGCGGAGTCAAGCTGGGACGGGGGCGGGGCTGTAATCTTAGTTTCCGGGCCGCCGTGGACCGATCGTACGACCCAGTGCCTCAGGAACTCAGTACTATGGATCCCC AAGTCCAAAATGAGAATCAGGAAGGAATTCTGGAATCCAGTGGTGGCTTCACTGTAGGAGAACATG TGGAGGAGGAGAGCAGTGAGGGAGGGTCCGTAACACAGGCGGCCATCAATAACTCCGGACATTCCTCCATGAGCAGCGAGGCAGAGGAGGCCAAAAAATCCAAGAAGAAACAGACCAAGGAGAAAAAAGGCCCGGGCGGCATATTTAAAGGCTTGCTGAG GAGAAGTAACAAGAACAAACGAGACGAGACAAAAGCAGCTGaggagacagacagacaggcagaGCCTGTAGAGAAAGGTCATGACAG TTTTAAGAATTTATTTGAAGAAACTGAGTTTGAGAG AATTCATGAGCAAGTCCGACAGTTACAGGATCAAAAATCCAACGCAGAGTTCATGAAACTTGAGCAGAAATACTCTGATGGTGCTCCTCAATTCTCTCTCCACTCGCCTCAAATCCAGGGCAGTTCCATAATCATGGAGGATCACTCCCAAACCTCAAATAATTCATCCTCACGCTTCACTGATCACTCCTCACACTACACAGAAAGCTCATCAAGGTTGACGGATAAAAATCCTTCATCTTACAACGATTACCAGTCACAGTTTGCCGGCCACCCCCAACCCTCTAGATCCATCGTGGATTCGGAATCCATGTCTCGTGCAGAGTGGATCCAGCATCTGAGGCGTGAACACCAGCGTCGGCATCAGGAGAGGGAGGGGCATTATCCTCTCGATGACAGGGAGGAGAGATACGAGAAGGAGATCCAGGCAGACGAGACCAGGGTAGGGACTCCTTGGCAAGATGCCAGGGACTTGGCCTGGCAGAATGCCAGGCACAGCGCTAACGAG CGGTATGGGAAAAGTGCAATACCAGAAAACATCCTGTATCCACATCATCCACCCAGCTCTGTTGTCCCCGACAGCAGTTACCATGGATACCAGGGAAACAGGACACAAAGCACGGGACATTCCTATCCTGAGAg ACCACACAGCAGACCAGCCTATCAGGAGCCATCATCCTATCACCATAACTACCATTACCATGACAACATCATTCATCAACGTCAGCGTAGTAATGAGTACATTCCTCCGCGCCAGCAGGCCATCGAACACTTCCAGCACCACAGACAGAACAGTGATCTATCGGAGCAGCACACCCAGGAATTCTACTCCCGACGCCCCCCTCTACAGCCCCGCCCCTACACCCCCAAGGAACACTGGCAGAACACAGAGAGTGCCCCAGCAATGATGAAACATTACCCCCATCCCCAGGCTCCTCCTGGCCCGGGACCCCAGTATGGGGACCCCATCTTTGCTTACAGGGACCCCATCTATCCTTCCATGGCGGGTAAACGTTCTGTACAGTCTCTGTCCTCACAGCCTGGTTCAGCCAAAGTCTGA